In Chromobacterium rhizoryzae, one genomic interval encodes:
- a CDS encoding LysR family transcriptional regulator, whose translation MKTNHPPSPDALLAFDALARHGSFTAAADALGCAKSRVSQLVKQLEQELGAVLVLRNTRRVALTEAGQRLAVHARQLREMLDRVRGDVGNVQDCVEGPLVISSASAFAQFLLVPILSELSNQYPGLEMQLQVENRLQDPVAEGLDFCVRTRNVYDDGLVAKPLGFMRETVYASPGYLAQAPRLEHPEDLCLHRVLYDSSKAPSEAVEWALEKDGVYVRMPVRPVLSCNQYSPLVSGAVAGCGLALLPHYVASSFLATGQLVPVLPGWSHDCWPAFLVYPYRHPLPRKNEIFVQHVVPRLRALLAAEPQTA comes from the coding sequence ATGAAAACAAACCACCCTCCCTCTCCGGACGCTCTGCTGGCCTTCGACGCACTGGCCCGCCACGGCAGTTTCACCGCGGCGGCCGACGCGCTCGGCTGCGCCAAAAGCCGCGTCAGCCAATTGGTCAAGCAGCTGGAGCAGGAGCTGGGCGCGGTGCTGGTGCTGCGCAATACCCGGCGCGTGGCGCTGACCGAGGCCGGCCAGCGGCTGGCCGTGCACGCGCGCCAGCTGCGCGAGATGCTGGACCGGGTGCGCGGCGATGTCGGCAATGTGCAGGATTGCGTGGAAGGGCCGCTGGTGATCAGCTCCGCGTCCGCCTTCGCCCAGTTCCTGCTGGTCCCCATCCTGTCCGAGCTGTCCAATCAATACCCGGGACTGGAGATGCAGCTGCAAGTGGAGAACCGGCTGCAAGACCCGGTGGCGGAAGGGCTGGATTTTTGCGTGCGCACGCGCAATGTCTACGACGACGGACTGGTGGCCAAACCGCTGGGCTTCATGCGCGAAACCGTCTACGCCTCGCCCGGCTACCTGGCCCAGGCGCCCAGGCTGGAACACCCGGAAGACCTGTGCCTGCACCGCGTGCTCTACGATTCCAGCAAGGCGCCCAGCGAGGCGGTGGAATGGGCGCTGGAGAAGGACGGCGTCTATGTGCGCATGCCGGTGCGGCCGGTGCTCAGCTGCAATCAGTATTCGCCGCTGGTGTCCGGCGCGGTGGCCGGCTGCGGACTGGCGCTGCTGCCCCATTACGTGGCCAGCAGCTTTCTCGCCACCGGCCAGTTGGTGCCGGTGCTGCCGGGCTGGAGCCACGATTGCTGGCCGGCCTTCCTGGTCTACCCTTACCGTCACCCGCTGCCGCGCAAGAACGAGATCTTCGTCCAGCACGTGGTGCCGCGGCTGCGCGCGCTGCTGGCGGCGGAACCGCAAACGGCTTGA
- a CDS encoding alpha/beta fold hydrolase has protein sequence MEKRQQDRFVAVGGEQLYLKRIYCREDGPPVLLLHGVMANGRTFYSDSGRGLAHYLAEAGYDVFVADLRGRGRSLPKISRASRHGQTETICEDLPALHRHIRELKNGAPLHWMAHSWGGVHMSSCLIRFPELAEQVASLVYFGSKRSVRVRNLNKLVEVDFMWNIASRVLIRLFGYLPARRIRLGADDESDKSHLQSKLWAQPKPWVDSDDGFDYGAAAQGAHLPPALYFAAGHDPCRGHPEDVRRFRDESGPHLSRLRLLSRRVGHLHDYNHVSLLTHPDAIRDHFPLVLAWLHGEYDQVSENY, from the coding sequence ATGGAAAAGCGCCAGCAGGACCGCTTTGTCGCGGTGGGCGGCGAGCAGCTGTATCTGAAACGCATTTATTGCCGCGAGGACGGCCCGCCGGTGCTGTTGTTGCACGGGGTGATGGCCAACGGCCGCACTTTTTACAGCGATTCCGGCCGAGGGCTGGCTCATTACCTGGCCGAGGCCGGCTACGATGTGTTCGTCGCCGATCTGCGCGGCCGCGGCCGCAGTCTGCCCAAGATCAGCCGCGCCTCGCGCCACGGGCAGACCGAGACCATCTGCGAGGATTTGCCGGCGCTGCATCGCCACATCCGCGAACTCAAGAACGGCGCGCCGCTGCATTGGATGGCTCATTCCTGGGGCGGCGTGCACATGTCCAGCTGCCTTATCCGCTTTCCCGAGCTGGCTGAGCAAGTGGCCAGCCTGGTTTACTTCGGCAGCAAGCGCAGCGTGCGGGTGCGCAATCTGAACAAGCTGGTGGAGGTGGACTTCATGTGGAATATCGCCTCGCGGGTCTTGATCCGCCTGTTCGGCTATCTGCCGGCGCGGCGCATCCGGCTGGGGGCGGACGACGAGAGCGACAAGAGCCATCTGCAAAGCAAACTGTGGGCGCAGCCCAAGCCCTGGGTGGACAGCGACGACGGCTTCGATTACGGTGCCGCCGCCCAAGGCGCCCATTTGCCGCCGGCCCTGTACTTCGCCGCCGGCCACGATCCCTGCCGCGGCCATCCGGAGGACGTGCGCCGTTTCCGCGACGAATCCGGCCCGCACCTGTCGCGGCTGCGCCTGCTGTCCCGGCGCGTCGGCCATCTGCACGATTACAACCATGTGTCATTATTGACCCATCCTGATGCCATCCGGGACCATTTCCCGCTGGTATTGGCATGGCTGCATGGTGAGTATGATCAGGTCAGCGAAAATTACTGA
- the adhE gene encoding bifunctional acetaldehyde-CoA/alcohol dehydrogenase, whose translation MTVGNELELDALVARVKKAQAAFAGFSQEQVDHIFRSAALAAADARIPLAKMAVAETGMGVLEDKVIKNHFASEYIYNKYKDDKTCGVLAEDDTFGTITIAEPIGLICGIVPTTNPTSTAIFKALISLKTRNGIIFSPHPRAKRSTCEAARLVLQAAVAAGAPPDIIGWIDEPSVALSNQLMHHPDLNLILATGGPGMVRAAYSSGKPAIGVGAGNTPAVIDETADIKRAVASILMSKTFDNGVVCASEQSVIIVDEIYEAVRERFAKHGGYILSKREAEAVRKVILQDGSLNAAIVGQSAAKIAAMAGIEAPPATKVLIGEVSDVSAAEAFAHEKLSPTLAMYRAGDFIDACDKAAALVAMGGIGHTSALYTDQDLQGERIRYFGDKMKTARILINTPSSQGGIGDLYNFSLAPSLTLGCGSWGGNSISENVGPKHLINKKTVAKRAENMLWHKLPKSIYFRRGCLPVALEDLSGKRRCLIVTGQYLFDNGFVDEPIRLLKKMGLEVEVFFEVPADPTLAVVRKGADLAHAFKPDVIMALGGGSPMDAAKIIWVMYEHPEVHFEDLALRFMDIRKRIYQFPKLGRKAELVAVPTTSGTGSEVTPFAVVTDENTGVKYPIADYELTPNMAIVDANLVMNMPKSLTAFGGIDAVTHALEAYASVMANEYSDPQALQALKMLKDYLPSAYRNGAGDPKAREQVHNAATIAGIAFANAFLGVCHSMAHKIGAEFGLAHGLANALLISNVIRYNAADVPTKQTAFSQYDRPKSVARYAEIARHLGLEASRDHERVEKLIEWVDELKRTLDIPASIQAAGVAEADFLAKVDLLAEAAFDDQCTGANPRYPLISELKQLLLDSYYGRAYKESWEREAGAEAKPDARPAKGKLKAV comes from the coding sequence ATGACCGTTGGCAATGAACTGGAACTGGACGCGCTGGTGGCGCGGGTGAAAAAGGCGCAGGCCGCGTTTGCCGGCTTCAGCCAGGAGCAGGTGGACCACATCTTCCGCTCCGCGGCGCTGGCCGCCGCGGACGCGCGGATACCGCTGGCCAAGATGGCGGTGGCGGAAACCGGCATGGGCGTGCTGGAGGACAAGGTGATCAAAAACCACTTCGCCTCCGAATACATCTACAACAAGTACAAGGACGATAAAACCTGCGGCGTGCTGGCCGAGGACGACACCTTCGGCACCATCACCATCGCCGAGCCCATCGGCCTGATCTGCGGCATCGTGCCCACCACCAATCCCACCTCCACCGCCATCTTCAAGGCGTTGATCTCCTTGAAAACGCGCAACGGCATCATTTTCTCGCCGCATCCGCGCGCCAAGCGTTCCACTTGCGAGGCGGCGCGGCTGGTGTTGCAGGCGGCGGTGGCGGCCGGCGCGCCGCCGGACATCATCGGCTGGATAGACGAGCCCTCGGTGGCGCTATCCAATCAGCTGATGCATCACCCCGACCTCAATCTGATCCTGGCCACCGGCGGGCCGGGCATGGTGCGCGCCGCCTATTCTTCCGGCAAGCCCGCCATCGGCGTGGGCGCCGGCAACACCCCGGCGGTGATAGACGAGACCGCCGACATCAAGCGCGCCGTCGCCTCCATCCTGATGTCCAAGACTTTCGACAACGGCGTGGTCTGCGCGTCCGAGCAGTCCGTCATCATCGTCGATGAAATCTACGAGGCGGTGCGCGAGCGCTTCGCCAAGCACGGCGGCTACATCCTGTCCAAGCGCGAAGCGGAGGCGGTGCGCAAGGTGATTCTGCAGGACGGCAGCCTCAACGCCGCCATCGTCGGCCAGAGCGCGGCCAAGATCGCCGCGATGGCCGGCATCGAAGCGCCGCCGGCCACCAAGGTGCTGATCGGCGAAGTCAGCGATGTGTCCGCCGCCGAGGCCTTTGCGCATGAAAAGCTGTCGCCGACGCTGGCGATGTACCGCGCCGGCGATTTCATCGACGCTTGCGACAAGGCCGCGGCGCTGGTGGCGATGGGCGGCATCGGCCACACCTCGGCGCTGTACACCGACCAGGATCTGCAAGGCGAGCGCATCCGCTACTTCGGCGACAAGATGAAGACCGCGCGCATCCTGATCAACACGCCGTCGTCCCAAGGCGGCATCGGCGACCTCTACAACTTCAGCCTGGCGCCGTCGTTGACGCTGGGCTGCGGCTCCTGGGGCGGCAACTCGATCTCGGAGAACGTCGGCCCCAAACACCTGATCAACAAGAAAACCGTGGCCAAGAGGGCGGAGAACATGTTGTGGCATAAGCTGCCCAAGTCGATTTACTTCCGCCGCGGCTGCCTGCCGGTGGCCTTGGAGGATCTGTCCGGCAAACGCCGCTGTCTGATCGTCACCGGCCAGTATCTGTTCGACAACGGCTTCGTCGACGAGCCCATCCGCCTGCTGAAGAAAATGGGTCTGGAGGTGGAAGTGTTCTTCGAGGTGCCGGCCGATCCCACGCTGGCGGTGGTGCGCAAGGGCGCGGACCTGGCCCACGCCTTCAAGCCGGACGTGATCATGGCCTTGGGCGGCGGTTCGCCCATGGACGCGGCCAAGATCATCTGGGTGATGTACGAACACCCGGAAGTGCATTTCGAAGACCTCGCGCTGCGTTTCATGGACATCCGCAAACGGATTTACCAGTTCCCCAAACTGGGACGCAAGGCGGAGTTGGTGGCCGTGCCCACCACCTCCGGCACCGGTTCGGAAGTGACGCCGTTCGCCGTGGTCACCGACGAGAACACCGGGGTCAAATACCCGATCGCCGACTACGAGCTGACGCCGAACATGGCGATTGTCGACGCCAATCTGGTGATGAATATGCCCAAGTCGCTGACCGCCTTCGGCGGCATCGACGCGGTGACCCACGCGCTGGAGGCCTACGCCTCGGTGATGGCCAACGAGTATTCCGACCCTCAGGCCTTGCAGGCCTTGAAGATGCTCAAGGACTATCTGCCGTCCGCCTACCGCAACGGCGCCGGAGACCCCAAGGCGCGCGAGCAGGTGCACAATGCCGCCACCATCGCCGGCATCGCCTTCGCCAACGCCTTCCTCGGCGTCTGCCACTCGATGGCGCACAAGATAGGCGCCGAGTTCGGCCTGGCCCACGGTCTGGCCAACGCGCTCTTGATCAGCAATGTGATCCGCTACAACGCGGCCGACGTGCCGACCAAGCAGACCGCCTTCAGCCAGTACGACCGGCCCAAGAGCGTGGCGCGCTACGCTGAAATCGCCCGCCATCTGGGCCTGGAAGCCAGCCGCGACCACGAGCGGGTGGAGAAGTTGATCGAGTGGGTGGACGAGCTCAAGCGCACACTGGACATTCCGGCGTCCATCCAGGCCGCCGGCGTGGCCGAGGCGGATTTCCTGGCCAAGGTGGACTTGCTGGCGGAAGCCGCTTTCGATGACCAGTGCACCGGCGCCAACCCGCGTTATCCGCTGATCAGCGAACTGAAGCAGCTGCTGTTGGACAGCTATTACGGCCGCGCCTACAAGGAAAGCTGGGAGCGCGAAGCCGGCGCGGAGGCCAAGCCGGACGCGCGCCCGGCCAAGGGCAAGCTCAAGGCGGTGTGA
- the aroC gene encoding chorismate synthase, whose protein sequence is MSGNTMGLLFTVTSFGESHGPAIGCVVDGCPPGLEISEADIQAELDRRKPGTSRHVTQRREPDAVEILSGVYEGKTTGTPIALLIRNTDQRSKDYGNIADTFRPGHADYCYWHKYGIRDPRGGGRSSARETAVRVAAGAIAKKWLHQRYGIVIRGHMSQIGEIAIPFKSWEHVPGNPFFAADPEVVPQLESYMDSVRKSLDSIGARLRVVAENVPVGWGEPVFDRLDADIAHAMMSINAVKGVEIGAGFGCVTQRGSEHGDELTPQGFASNHAGGVLGGISTGQDIEVSIAIKPTSSIAQPRRSIDKQGQPLTMETHGRHDPCVGIRATPIAEAMLALVLIDHALRHRAQCGDVSVDTPRIAGRIG, encoded by the coding sequence ATGTCAGGCAATACCATGGGGTTGTTGTTCACGGTGACTTCCTTCGGCGAAAGCCACGGCCCGGCCATTGGCTGCGTGGTGGACGGCTGCCCGCCGGGGCTGGAGATCAGCGAAGCCGACATCCAGGCGGAGCTGGACCGGCGCAAGCCCGGCACCAGCCGCCACGTCACCCAGCGCCGCGAGCCGGACGCGGTGGAAATCCTGTCCGGCGTGTACGAGGGCAAGACCACCGGCACGCCGATCGCGCTGCTGATCCGCAACACCGATCAGCGCAGCAAGGACTACGGCAATATCGCCGACACCTTCCGTCCCGGCCATGCGGATTACTGCTATTGGCATAAGTACGGCATCCGCGATCCGCGCGGCGGCGGCCGTTCCTCCGCCCGCGAAACCGCGGTGCGGGTGGCCGCCGGCGCCATCGCCAAGAAATGGCTGCATCAGCGCTACGGCATCGTCATCCGCGGCCACATGAGCCAGATCGGCGAAATCGCCATCCCGTTCAAGAGCTGGGAGCATGTGCCCGGCAACCCCTTCTTCGCCGCAGATCCCGAGGTGGTGCCGCAGCTGGAAAGCTATATGGACAGCGTGCGCAAGAGCCTGGACTCCATCGGCGCGCGGCTGCGGGTGGTGGCTGAAAACGTGCCGGTGGGCTGGGGCGAGCCGGTGTTCGACCGGCTGGACGCCGACATCGCCCACGCGATGATGAGCATCAACGCGGTCAAGGGCGTGGAGATCGGCGCCGGCTTCGGCTGCGTGACCCAGCGCGGCAGCGAGCACGGCGACGAACTGACGCCTCAGGGCTTCGCCAGCAATCACGCCGGCGGCGTGCTCGGCGGCATTTCCACCGGCCAGGACATCGAAGTGTCCATCGCCATCAAGCCGACGTCCTCCATCGCCCAGCCGCGCCGCTCCATAGACAAGCAGGGCCAGCCGCTGACCATGGAAACCCACGGCCGCCACGATCCTTGCGTCGGCATCCGCGCCACGCCGATCGCCGAGGCGATGTTGGCGCTGGTGTTGATCGACCACGCCTTGCGCCATCGCGCGCAATGCGGCGATGTTTCGGTAGATACTCCCAGAATTGCCGGCCGAATCGGCTAG
- a CDS encoding FAD-dependent monooxygenase, which yields MQYSDILIVGGGMVGSALAAALSGHGLSIAVLEQAPPAPFDAAQPPDLRVSAISPASARFLAGIGAWDAVLAMRAAPYLRMQVWEGEEADGTLFTAEEAGEAALGHIVENRVVQLAATQALRQCADVDYLAPAAIRRIVYQPFASRVELEDGRQLSTRLLIAADGARSSVRDAAGIGVTSWDYPMHALVACCEQEQTQQDITWQRFTPTGPQAFLPLTGEYGSLVWYHRPPDVQRLLALDEAELAAAFHAAFPRKLGAIRRIVAKGSFALTRRHAQRYVKDGVALVGDAAHTIHPLAGQGVNLGFQDAAKLAEVIREAAAQGRDFAAVDALQRYQRARKPANLAMQTAMDAFCYGFGNDIAPLRLARKLGMRVANHAGPLKREAIRYALGLKGG from the coding sequence ATGCAATACAGCGATATTCTCATCGTCGGCGGCGGCATGGTGGGCTCGGCGCTGGCCGCCGCGCTGTCCGGCCACGGCCTGAGCATTGCGGTGCTGGAGCAAGCGCCGCCCGCCCCGTTCGACGCGGCCCAGCCGCCGGATCTGCGGGTTTCGGCGATCAGTCCGGCCTCGGCTCGCTTTCTGGCCGGCATCGGCGCCTGGGACGCGGTGCTGGCGATGCGCGCGGCCCCCTATCTGCGCATGCAGGTGTGGGAGGGCGAAGAAGCCGACGGCACGCTGTTCACCGCCGAGGAGGCCGGCGAGGCCGCGCTCGGCCACATCGTGGAAAACCGGGTGGTGCAACTGGCCGCCACCCAGGCCCTGCGCCAATGCGCCGACGTCGACTATCTGGCCCCGGCCGCCATCCGCCGCATCGTCTACCAGCCCTTCGCCTCCCGCGTGGAGCTGGAAGACGGCCGTCAATTGAGCACCCGCTTGCTGATCGCCGCCGACGGCGCGCGCTCGTCGGTGCGCGACGCCGCCGGCATCGGCGTCACCAGTTGGGACTATCCCATGCACGCGCTGGTGGCTTGCTGCGAGCAAGAGCAAACGCAGCAGGACATCACCTGGCAACGCTTCACCCCCACCGGCCCGCAAGCCTTTTTGCCGCTGACCGGCGAATACGGCTCGCTGGTCTGGTATCACCGTCCGCCGGACGTCCAGCGGCTGCTGGCGCTGGACGAGGCCGAGCTGGCCGCGGCCTTTCACGCCGCCTTCCCCCGCAAGCTGGGCGCGATCCGCCGCATCGTGGCCAAGGGCAGCTTCGCGCTGACCCGCCGCCACGCGCAGCGCTACGTCAAGGACGGCGTGGCCCTGGTGGGCGACGCCGCCCACACCATCCACCCCTTGGCCGGCCAGGGCGTGAACCTGGGCTTCCAGGACGCGGCCAAGCTGGCCGAGGTGATACGGGAAGCCGCGGCTCAAGGCCGGGACTTCGCCGCCGTCGACGCGCTGCAACGCTACCAGCGCGCGCGCAAGCCGGCCAATCTGGCGATGCAGACCGCGATGGACGCCTTCTGCTACGGCTTCGGCAACGATATCGCCCCGCTGCGGCTGGCGCGCAAGCTGGGGATGCGCGTGGCCAACCACGCCGGCCCGCTGAAACGCGAAGCGATACGCTACGCGCTGGGCTTGAAAGGCGGCTGA
- a CDS encoding EAL and HDOD domain-containing protein → MLKNLISGLTGRMKKSSDSSSDEQVVPAPFTELAHDSPASRQLENAPPLDLPPTLGFVSHQPVMDRLQRVVAYDFFVRQGKRNIAAGKQQEFDRLMLSTLQNMDIFRLLAFRRAFVHISIDTLDEPMLSNMPASSVIFVLEPSQTGSVSEEMIRQLDALKQKAMRFALEPAGYDPGSLPAHLQNDLFSRMDFMILDFDAPSGKVLEPILDQLPKRYPTVRWMARNVGTAEDLDVCLRGPGHNRFALFHGPFIATVRALEGGKVDASQTRVLQIMRMLRANAEAAEIETQFKLDSVLLFKLLRFMNSPVHGLSRKVQTIEETLLLLGRETLFKWLSMLLFTARKDDGTAVSLLEKSLIRARLLERMGSYRGNRVEAEHLFLTGMFSMLDVLLGVPFPDVLDPLELASPVREAVVERRGMFAPFLAMALACEQGDTEQIEALAKVLDFEVELVNQYYMDAAVWAQVVLRDSEVHNNVEAV, encoded by the coding sequence ATGCTGAAAAATCTGATCAGCGGCCTGACCGGCCGTATGAAGAAATCTTCGGACTCCTCCAGCGACGAACAGGTCGTGCCCGCGCCGTTCACCGAGCTGGCGCACGACTCGCCGGCCAGCCGGCAGCTGGAAAACGCGCCGCCGCTGGATTTGCCGCCCACCCTGGGCTTTGTTTCGCATCAGCCGGTGATGGACAGGCTGCAAAGGGTGGTGGCTTACGATTTCTTCGTGCGCCAGGGCAAGCGCAATATCGCCGCCGGCAAGCAGCAAGAATTCGACAGGCTGATGCTCAGCACGCTGCAGAATATGGACATCTTCCGCTTGCTGGCTTTCCGCCGCGCCTTTGTCCATATCTCCATCGATACCCTGGACGAGCCTATGCTGTCGAATATGCCGGCCAGCAGCGTGATCTTCGTGCTGGAGCCGTCCCAGACCGGTTCGGTGTCCGAGGAGATGATCCGGCAGCTGGACGCGCTCAAGCAAAAAGCGATGCGCTTCGCGCTGGAGCCGGCCGGCTACGATCCGGGCAGCCTGCCGGCGCACCTGCAGAACGATTTGTTCAGCCGCATGGACTTCATGATCCTGGACTTCGACGCGCCGTCCGGCAAGGTGCTGGAGCCCATTCTGGATCAACTGCCCAAGCGTTATCCCACTGTGCGCTGGATGGCGCGCAACGTCGGCACCGCCGAGGATCTGGACGTCTGTCTGCGCGGGCCGGGGCATAATCGTTTCGCCTTATTCCACGGTCCCTTCATCGCCACCGTGCGCGCGCTGGAGGGCGGCAAGGTGGACGCCAGCCAGACCCGGGTGCTGCAAATCATGCGCATGTTGCGCGCCAATGCCGAAGCCGCCGAGATCGAGACCCAGTTCAAGCTGGACTCGGTGCTGCTGTTCAAACTGCTGCGTTTCATGAATTCGCCGGTGCACGGTTTGTCGCGCAAGGTGCAGACCATAGAGGAAACCCTGCTGCTGCTGGGCCGGGAAACCTTGTTCAAGTGGCTGTCCATGCTGTTGTTCACCGCGCGCAAGGACGACGGCACCGCGGTGTCGCTGCTGGAAAAGTCGCTGATCCGCGCCCGCCTGCTGGAGCGCATGGGCAGCTATCGCGGCAACCGGGTGGAGGCCGAACATCTGTTCCTCACCGGCATGTTCTCCATGCTGGACGTTTTGCTCGGGGTGCCGTTTCCCGATGTGCTGGACCCGCTGGAGCTGGCCTCGCCGGTGCGCGAGGCGGTGGTGGAGCGCCGCGGCATGTTCGCGCCCTTCCTGGCGATGGCGCTGGCCTGCGAGCAGGGCGACACCGAGCAGATCGAAGCCTTGGCCAAGGTGCTGGATTTCGAGGTGGAATTGGTCAACCAGTACTATATGGACGCCGCGGTGTGGGCGCAGGTGGTCTTGCGCGACAGCGAAGTCCACAACAATGTGGAGGCGGTTTGA
- a CDS encoding 2OG-Fe(II) oxygenase, giving the protein MTQDFEVSPYLLGPVIDNLAEQGWVVDRSLFSAEDIRLLREECLVHWQQGKFHEAAVGRAAQQNRRSEIRSDSVLWLEPDNADSAASLYFSKLDAVRQAVNQAFYMGLEDLESHFAVYPQGAFYKKHLDRFRDDDARALTAVLYLNDDWPADAGGEMRLYLDEDGERHVDVRPEAGTLALFLSDRFWHEVLPAGRQRLSITGWFRRRMATAAGW; this is encoded by the coding sequence ATGACACAAGACTTTGAAGTTTCGCCCTATTTGCTAGGGCCCGTTATCGACAACCTTGCCGAACAGGGCTGGGTCGTAGACCGCAGCCTGTTCTCTGCCGAAGACATCCGCCTGCTGCGCGAGGAATGCCTCGTCCACTGGCAGCAGGGCAAGTTCCATGAAGCCGCCGTCGGGCGCGCCGCGCAGCAAAACCGCCGCAGCGAAATCCGTTCCGACTCGGTGCTGTGGCTGGAGCCGGACAATGCCGATTCCGCCGCATCCTTGTATTTCTCCAAGCTGGACGCCGTCCGCCAGGCGGTCAACCAGGCCTTCTACATGGGGCTGGAAGACTTGGAGTCCCACTTCGCCGTGTACCCGCAGGGCGCTTTCTATAAAAAACACCTGGACCGCTTCCGCGACGACGACGCGCGCGCGCTGACCGCGGTGCTCTACCTGAACGACGACTGGCCGGCCGACGCCGGCGGCGAGATGCGGCTTTATCTGGACGAGGACGGCGAGCGCCATGTCGACGTCCGGCCGGAGGCCGGCACCCTGGCGCTGTTTTTGTCCGACCGCTTCTGGCACGAGGTGTTGCCGGCCGGCCGGCAGCGTTTGTCCATCACCGGCTGGTTTCGCCGCCGCATGGCGACGGCGGCCGGCTGGTAG
- a CDS encoding ester cyclase has product MQDTRAVVTGFLKEVRSGRNPDAAGDYLAPKVLAHQLVAESPHTLERSPADYAAHVRDFLRDYGAFELRVDELLVDGDKAYARWTQLGHGLAGLDGRPPSGEPLRQIGSACYRVADGRIVEYWIQSS; this is encoded by the coding sequence ATGCAGGATACCAGAGCGGTAGTGACGGGGTTTTTGAAGGAGGTGCGTTCCGGACGCAATCCGGACGCGGCCGGCGATTATCTGGCGCCCAAGGTATTGGCGCATCAATTGGTGGCGGAGTCGCCGCATACGCTGGAGCGCAGCCCGGCCGACTACGCCGCCCATGTGCGGGACTTCCTGCGCGACTACGGGGCCTTTGAACTGAGGGTGGACGAATTGCTGGTGGATGGAGACAAGGCTTACGCGCGCTGGACCCAGTTGGGACATGGCCTGGCCGGCCTGGACGGCCGCCCGCCCAGCGGCGAGCCGCTGCGCCAGATCGGCAGCGCCTGCTACCGGGTGGCGGATGGCCGCATTGTCGAGTACTGGATACAAAGCAGCTGA
- a CDS encoding carbonic anhydrase produces MGMLGRKRRLALCLLLLTAQAWAEEAAPAEGSQPKTVIKLPLKLKPAAPEAHKAEPAKPAAPAAEHKTEAKPAAKAEAKAEAKAEAKPEAKHAEAKPAEAKPAEAKHAEAKPPEKMEPAVKMAPPPAAKNLSEPSPEVHAPVKKRRVVKPRRKAVAAEHGDAHAGAHLASEAQQVRGVVETIVEANARYMKAHDKAYFERFAEHQSPRATVVTCSDSRVQTNAFHGDAVNDLFMVRDIGNQLATAEGSVEYGVRHLHTPLLIIIGHAACGAIKAASGDYGGLEPAIRKELSTIDIPKGIDPTNGALLNVNNQVETAIMTYAGEVEAGKLAVLGAFYDFRNDLKQGYGKLVITNLNGETDPAKIREMSRAGQFFKYSFMK; encoded by the coding sequence ATGGGGATGCTTGGACGCAAGCGCCGACTGGCGCTTTGTCTCTTGTTGTTGACGGCCCAGGCTTGGGCGGAGGAGGCGGCGCCGGCCGAAGGGTCTCAGCCCAAGACGGTGATCAAGCTGCCGCTGAAGTTGAAGCCGGCGGCGCCGGAAGCCCACAAGGCGGAGCCGGCCAAGCCGGCCGCGCCGGCGGCGGAACACAAGACCGAGGCCAAGCCCGCCGCCAAGGCGGAGGCCAAAGCGGAGGCCAAAGCGGAGGCCAAGCCGGAGGCGAAGCACGCGGAAGCGAAACCGGCGGAGGCCAAGCCCGCTGAAGCCAAACACGCCGAGGCCAAACCGCCGGAGAAAATGGAACCGGCGGTGAAGATGGCGCCGCCGCCGGCGGCCAAGAATTTGAGCGAACCCAGCCCGGAAGTGCACGCGCCGGTGAAAAAGCGCCGCGTGGTCAAGCCCAGGCGCAAGGCGGTTGCTGCCGAGCACGGCGACGCGCACGCCGGCGCGCATTTGGCCTCCGAGGCCCAGCAAGTGCGCGGCGTGGTGGAGACCATAGTCGAAGCCAACGCCCGCTATATGAAGGCGCACGACAAAGCCTATTTTGAGCGCTTCGCCGAGCATCAGAGCCCGCGCGCCACCGTGGTGACTTGCTCGGATTCCCGAGTGCAAACCAATGCCTTCCACGGCGACGCGGTCAACGATCTGTTCATGGTGCGGGACATCGGCAATCAATTGGCCACCGCCGAGGGTTCGGTCGAATACGGGGTGAGGCATTTGCATACCCCCTTGCTGATCATCATCGGCCATGCCGCCTGCGGCGCGATCAAGGCCGCCTCCGGCGACTATGGCGGGCTGGAGCCGGCAATCCGCAAAGAGCTGTCCACCATCGACATTCCCAAGGGCATAGACCCCACCAACGGCGCGCTGCTGAACGTCAACAATCAGGTGGAAACCGCGATCATGACCTACGCCGGTGAGGTGGAGGCGGGCAAGCTGGCGGTGCTGGGCGCGTTCTACGACTTCCGCAACGATCTGAAGCAAGGCTACGGCAAGCTGGTGATCACCAATCTGAACGGCGAGACCGATCCGGCCAAGATCCGCGAAATGAGCCGCGCCGGCCAGTTCTTCAAATACAGTTTCATGAAATAG